Part of the Streptomyces sp. NBC_00457 genome, CGGAGAGGTTCAGCTCCATGCAGTCCCGGCCGGCGACGGGATAGACGGAGAAGGCGGTGACGGTCGGCTGGCTCATGCTCATCAAGATCCTTGGATACGGGGGTGAAGGGGCCGTGGGCGGAGGCTGCGGAGGCTTCAGAGACTCTTCAGAGACTGAGGACGTCGAGGACCCATTCGCCCAGCAGAACGCCGCCCAGGCCGAGGACGGCGAGGACCGTCGTATAGGTGGTCCGCACCTTGATCGCCTCGATGACGGAGAGGTTGAAGTACTCCTTGAACAGCCAGAATCCGGGGTCGTTGACGTGGGAGCAGGCGATCGAGCCGCAGGCGACCGCGAGCACCATCATCTCGGGGTGGACCCCACTGCCCGCGAGCAGCGGCAGGACCACGCCGGAGGCGGTGACGACGGCGACGGTCGCCGAGCCGAGCGCGACGCGGAGGATGACGGCGACGAGCCAGGCGAGGACGATCGCCGAGATGGCCCAGTCGTCCGTGGCGTCCTTGATGTAGTCGGAGATCCCGCCTTCGACGAGGACGTTCTTGAAGGCCCCTCCGGCCCCGATCACCAGCAGGATCATCGCCATCGCCTGGGCCGCCGAGCTGCAGGAGGCGCCGACCTCGGCCAGGCTGCGGCCGATCCGCGGGCCGAACGCCCAGATCGCCAGGCACAGGGTCAGCAGCAGCGCGATCGGCGCCGAGCCGAGGAAGGCGACGGTGTTCAGCAGCGGGCTCTCGCCGGAGGTGGCCATGTCGGTGACCGCGGCGGCCACGATCAGCACCACGGGGAAGAGCGCCACGAACAGCGACCAGCCCAGCCCCGGCATCTCCTCGTCGGTGAACTCCCGGTCGCTGACCAGGCCCTTGGGGATGGCGGGGTTCATCGCCCTGACGAACGGCAGGCGCGGCCACACCAGCGCGATGAGCGCACCGGCCGGGACGGCGATGAACAGGCCGTAGAACAGGGTGAGTCCGACGGAGGCGTGGAAGGTCGCGGCGACGGCGGTGGGGCCGGGGTGCGGCGGCAGGAAGCTGTGCATCGTGGACAGCGCGATGGACATCGGCAGCCCGACCCACAGCAGCCTCGCTCCGGTCACCCTGACCAGGGTGAAGGCGATGGGCACGATGATGATGAACGCGACCTCGTAGAACATGGTCACGCCGATCAGCATGGACGTGACCACCATGGCCACCTGGACCCAGCGCGGCCCGAACGCGTCGAGGATCTTGCCGGCGATGCGCTGCGCGGCGCCGGAGTCCCCCATCACCCGGCCGACCATGGCGCCGAGCCCGATGGTGAGCATGGTGTCGCCGATCTGGTCCCCGATGCCCTCGGAGAGGACGTCCGGGATGGTCGCCACCGGTATGCCCTGGACCAGCGCGACGCCGACCGCCACGAGCAGCAGCGCGGCGAAGCCGTTGAGCCTGAGCCGGGTCATGAGGAGGAGCAGGATCACGACACTGATCCCGACTACGAGGAGAGGCAAAGCAGTTCCCCTTTGAACTGTTCACTGTGGGCCGCCGGCGCGGGGCGGCGGGTGGTGGTGGTGACGCGGGCGCCGCCGGCCGGATGCGTCAGGCAGGTCGCCGTACGGCGTCGACGAGGCTCAGGCCGTGGTCGAGCACTTTCTCCAGGTCGGCGAGATCGTCCGCGCCGGGGTCGGTGAGCGGGGCGCGGACCGGGCCGACCGGGAGGCCGCGCAGCCGGGCGGCGGCCTTGACCAGGGAGACGGCGTAGCCCGGTACCCGGTCGCGCAGCTCGACCAGGGGGACGTAGAACTCGCGCAGGAGCCTGGTCACGAAGGCGTCGTCGCCGCTTTGCAGGGCGGTGAAGAAGGCGTTCGCGATCTCGGGTGCGAAGGCGTGGACGGCGGAGGAGTAGGCGGGGACGCCGACGGTGGCGTAGGCGCGGGCCTGGATCTCGGCGGTGGCGGCGCCGTTGAAGAAGAGGAAGCCCTCGGGGGCGGCGAGGGTGAGGCGCTGGAGGCGGTCGAGGTCGCTGTGGCCGTCCTTGAGGCCGATGACGCCGGGGATCTGTGCGATCCGCCTCAACGCGTCCGCCCCGAACGCCACTTGGCCCCGCTGGTAGGCGATGAGCGGCAGCCGGGTGCCGGCGGCGATCCGGCGCAGCTGTGCCACCAGGCCGTCCTGCGGCGCCCCGACCAGGTAGTGGGGCAGGACCAGCAGGGCGTCGGCGCCGGCCTCCTCGGCGATACGGGCGAACCGCAGCGCCTGCGCCCAGCCGTAGCCGGTGCCCGCGACCACCGGAAGCCGGCCGTCGGCGACCTCGACCGTGGTCTCGACGACCGCGCGGTACTCGTCCTCGTCCAGCGAGAAGAACTCCCCGGTCCCGCAGGCCGGGAACACCGCCCCCGGCGCCGTGGCCAGCCGGCCGGCCAGGTACTCCCGGTAGGCGTCGAGGTCGAGCCGGCCGTCCTCCCGGAAGCTCGTGAGCGGGAAGGACAGCACCCCGCCCGCCATTCCGTCCCGGAGGCGCCGGACGACCCGTCCGGCTTCCGCACT contains:
- a CDS encoding gluconate:H+ symporter — encoded protein: MPLLVVGISVVILLLLMTRLRLNGFAALLLVAVGVALVQGIPVATIPDVLSEGIGDQIGDTMLTIGLGAMVGRVMGDSGAAQRIAGKILDAFGPRWVQVAMVVTSMLIGVTMFYEVAFIIIVPIAFTLVRVTGARLLWVGLPMSIALSTMHSFLPPHPGPTAVAATFHASVGLTLFYGLFIAVPAGALIALVWPRLPFVRAMNPAIPKGLVSDREFTDEEMPGLGWSLFVALFPVVLIVAAAVTDMATSGESPLLNTVAFLGSAPIALLLTLCLAIWAFGPRIGRSLAEVGASCSSAAQAMAMILLVIGAGGAFKNVLVEGGISDYIKDATDDWAISAIVLAWLVAVILRVALGSATVAVVTASGVVLPLLAGSGVHPEMMVLAVACGSIACSHVNDPGFWLFKEYFNLSVIEAIKVRTTYTTVLAVLGLGGVLLGEWVLDVLSL
- a CDS encoding 5-dehydro-4-deoxyglucarate dehydratase, which encodes MAEISAEAGRVVRRLRDGMAGGVLSFPLTSFREDGRLDLDAYREYLAGRLATAPGAVFPACGTGEFFSLDEDEYRAVVETTVEVADGRLPVVAGTGYGWAQALRFARIAEEAGADALLVLPHYLVGAPQDGLVAQLRRIAAGTRLPLIAYQRGQVAFGADALRRIAQIPGVIGLKDGHSDLDRLQRLTLAAPEGFLFFNGAATAEIQARAYATVGVPAYSSAVHAFAPEIANAFFTALQSGDDAFVTRLLREFYVPLVELRDRVPGYAVSLVKAAARLRGLPVGPVRAPLTDPGADDLADLEKVLDHGLSLVDAVRRPA